In Oryctolagus cuniculus chromosome X, mOryCun1.1, whole genome shotgun sequence, a single window of DNA contains:
- the SRPX gene encoding sushi repeat-containing protein SRPX isoform X2 has translation MGSPALWPAPFPRPPPPLLLLLLLLLRVPPSRGFPDTPWCSPLKVKYGDVYCRAPQGGYYKTALGSRCDIRCRKGYELHGSSQLICQSNKRWSDKVICKQKRCPTLAMPANGGFKCVDGAYFNSRCEYYCSPGYTLKGERTVTCMDSKAWSGRPASCVDMEPPRIKCPSVKERIAEPNKLTVRVSWETPEGRDTADGILTDVILKGLPPGSHFPEGDHRIQYTVYDRAENKGTCKFRVKVRVRRCGKLNAPENGYMKCSSDGDNYGATCEFSCIGGYELQGSPARVCQSNLAWSGTEPTCAAMNVNVGVRTAAALLDQFYEKRRLLIVSTPTARNLLYRLQLGMLQQSQCGLDLRHITVVELVGVFPTLIGRIGTKIMPPALALQLRLLLRIPLYSFSMVLVDKHGMDKERYVSLVTPVTLFNLIDTFPLRKEEMVLQAEMGQTCNT, from the exons ACACCCCCTGGTGCTCCCCCCTCAAGGTGAAGTACGGGGATGTGTACTGCAGGGCCCCTCAAGGAGGATACTACAAAACAGCCCTGGGCTCCAGATGCGACATTCGCTGCCGGAAGGGCTACGAGCTGCATGGCTCTTCCCAGCTGATCTGCCAGTCCAACAAGCGGTGGTCCGACAAGGTCATCTGCAAAC AAAAGCGATGTCCTACCCTTGCCATGCCAGCAAATGGAGGGTTTAAGTGTGTAGATGGAGCCTACTTTAATTCCCGTTGTGAGTATTACTGTTCACCAGGATACACACTGAAAGGGGAGAGGACAGTCACATGTATGGACAGCAAGGCCTGGAGTGGTCGACCAGCCTCCTGTGTGG ACATGGAACCTCCTAGAATCAAGTGCCCAAGTGTGAAGGAACGCATTGCCGAACCCAATAAGCTAACAGTCCGGGTATCCTGGGAGACCCCTGAAGGAAGAGACACAGCAGATGGCATTCTCACCGA TGTTATTCTAAAAGGCCTCCCCCCAGGCTCGCATTTTCCAGAAGGAGACCACAGGATCCAGTATACTGTCTATGACAGAGCTGAGAACAAGGGTACTTGCAAATTTCGAGTTAAAGTAAGAG TCAGACGCTGTGGCAAACTCAACGCTCCAGAAAATGGTTACATGAAGTGCTCCAGTGACGGCGATAATTATGGAGCCACTTGTGAGTTCTCCTGCATCGGTGGCTACGAGCTCCAGGGTAGCCCTGCCCGAGTATGTCAGTCCAACCTGGCGTGGTCTGGCACAGAGCCCACCTGCGCAG CCATGAATGTCAATGTGGGTGTCAGAACAGCAGCTGCACTTCTGGATCAGTTTTATGAAAAAAGAAGACTCCTCATTGTGTCTACACCCACAGCGCGGAACCTCCTCTACCGGCTGCAGCTGGGAATGCTACAG CAATCCCAGTGTGGCCTGGATCTCCGACACATCACCGTGGTAGAACTGGTAGGCGTGTTCCCGACCCTTATCGGCAGGATAGGAACAAAGATTATGCCTCCAGCCCTAGCTCTGCAGCTCAG GTTGTTACTTCGAATTCCACTCTATTCCTTCAGTATGGTGCTAGTGGACAAGCATGGCATGGACAAGGAGCGCTATGTCTCTCTGGTGACGCCCGTGACTCTCTTCAACCTGATTGACACTTTCCCCTTGAGAAAAGAAGAGATGGTCCTGCAAGCAGAAATGGGCCAGACCTGTAACACCTGA